A single window of Athene noctua chromosome 1, bAthNoc1.hap1.1, whole genome shotgun sequence DNA harbors:
- the LOC141963586 gene encoding RCC1 and BTB domain-containing protein 2, with translation MEDEPPPSQEVSVKVLEATLLSALKMLDVGKWPIFSLCSQEELKLIRQACVFGSAGNEVLYATENDEVFVLGMNCSGCLGTGDMQSTIEPRRLDSLCGKKIACLSYGSGPHVVLATEEGEVYTWGHNAYSQLGNGTTNHGFLPCQVSTNLVNKKVIEVACGSHHSMVLTSDGEVYTWGYNNSGQVGSGSTANQPIPRRVTSCLQNKIVVNIACGQMCSMAVVENGEVYVWGYNGNGQLGLGSSGNQPTPCRIAALQGIRVQRVACGYAHTLVLTDEGQIYAWGANSYGQLGTGNKSNQSYPTTVIVDKDRVIEIAACHSAHTSAAKTQSGQVYMWGQCRGQSVILPHLTHFACTDDVFACFATPAVMWRLLSVEPDDHLTVAQSLKKEFDNPETADLKFLVDGKYIHVHKVLLKIRCEHFRSILNNDDEIIEMSEFSYPVYRAFLEYLYTDNIRLPPEDAIGLLDLATLYRENRLKKLCQQTIKQGICEENAIALLSAAVKYEAQDLEEFCFRFCINHLTVVTQTQGFAEMDHDLLKNFISKASRVGAFRN, from the exons ATGGAGGATGAACCTCCTCCTTCCCAAGAAGTCAGTGTCAAG GTATTGGAGGCAACTTTATTGTCAGCCCTGAAGATGCTGGATGTTGGGAAATGGccaattttttctctctgttcccaaGAAGAGCTCAAGTTAATTCGTCAAGCCTGTGTATTTGGCAGTGCTGGTAATGAAGTATTGTATGCAACTGAAAATGATGAG GTTTTTGTGCTTGGCATGAACTGCAGTGGGTGTTTGGGAACAGGTGACATGCAGAGCACTATTGAACCAAGGAGGTTAGATTCTCTATGTGGCAAAAAGATAGCCTGTCTGAGTTATGGAAGTGGCCCTCATGTTGTTCTTGCTACAGAAG AAGGAGAAGTGTATACATGGGGTCATAATGCCTATAGTCAGTTGGGCAATGGTACAACAAATCATGGTTTCCTTCCCTGTCAAGTCTCTACTAACTTGGTGAACAAAAAAGTCATTGAAGTTGCCTGTGGCTCTCATCATTCTATGGTGTTAACATCTGATGGAGAG GTGTATACCTGGGGTTACAATAACTCAGGCCAAGTTGGATCTGGTTCCACAGCTAATCAACCAATTCCTCGAAGAGTTACCAGCTGCCTACAGAATAAAATAGTAGTGAATATAGCTTGTGGACAGATGTGCTCTATGGCTGTGGTGGAAAATGGAGAG GTCTATGTCTGGGGTTACAACGGTAACGGCCAACTGGGACTGGGCAGCAGCGGCAACCAGCCAACGCCGTGCCGAATAGCGGCGCTGCAAGGCATCCGTGTGCAGCGG GTTGCCTGTGGCTATGCACATACATTAGTGCTAACAGATGAAGGTCAGATTTATGCCTGGGGAGCCAATTCATATGGCCAGTTAGGTACTGGAAATAAAAGTAACCAGTCTTACCCTACAACAGTTATTGTGGATAAGGACAG AGTTATAGAGATTGCAGCCTGCCACTCTGCTCACACATCAGCTGCCAAGACGCAGAGTGGCCAGGTGTACATGTGGGGCCAGTGCCGTGGGCAGTCCGTGATCCTTCCCCACCTCACTCACTTTGCCTGCACTGATGATGTGTTTGCTTGCTTTGCTACCCCCGCTGTTATGTGGCGTCTTCTATCAGTAG AGCCTGATGACCATCTAACAGTAGCTCAGTCACTAAAGAAGGAATTTGACAACCCTGAAACTGCAGACCTGAAGTTTCTAGTGGATGGAAAATACATTCATGTGCATAAAGTTCTTCTCAAAATTAG GTGTGAACATTTTCGTTCCATACTGAATAATGATGATGAAATTATAGAAATGAGCGAATTTTCTTATCCTGTTTACCGAGCCTTCCTGGAATACCTGTATACAGACAACATTAGGCTCCCTCCTGAAGATGCAATAG GACTGCTAGATTTGGCAACTCTGTATAGAGAAAACAGATTGAAGAAGCTTTGCCAGCAAACTATCAAACAAGGCATTTGTGAAGAGAATGCCATTGCTCTTCTTTCCGCTGCTGTCAAATACGAAGCTCAG GACTTGGAAGAATTTTGCTTCAGATTTTGCATAAACCATTTAACTGTTGTTACACAAACTCAAGGCTTTGCAGAAATGGACCACGATCTCCTGAAAAACTTCATTAGCAAAGCAAGTAGAGTGGGAGCATTCCGAAACTGA